Proteins from a single region of Chryseobacterium scophthalmum:
- a CDS encoding phosphoribosyltransferase yields MESIQVHDKTFVPYLKDAEIQEIVKATALKIYEDYKDEVPVFIGVLNGVIMFFSDLLKHYPGPCEIAFIQMSSYAGTESTGIVYQKMELTKDVKDRHIILVEDIVDTGNTVESLFKYFNETQRPKSVKIASFLLKPDVYKKDFKLDYIGKEIPNKFVLGYGLDYDELGRNLSNLYQLEDGQINH; encoded by the coding sequence ATGGAAAGTATTCAAGTTCACGACAAAACTTTTGTTCCCTATTTAAAGGATGCCGAAATTCAGGAAATTGTAAAGGCAACCGCTCTAAAAATCTATGAAGATTACAAAGACGAAGTACCTGTTTTCATTGGTGTTTTAAACGGTGTTATCATGTTTTTTTCAGATCTTCTTAAACATTACCCAGGACCTTGCGAGATCGCATTTATCCAGATGAGTTCCTATGCAGGAACAGAATCTACTGGGATTGTGTATCAGAAAATGGAACTGACAAAAGATGTAAAAGACCGTCACATCATTCTTGTAGAAGACATCGTAGACACAGGAAATACTGTTGAAAGTCTTTTTAAATATTTTAATGAAACACAACGTCCGAAATCTGTAAAAATTGCTTCATTCTTATTGAAACCTGATGTTTATAAAAAAGATTTCAAACTGGATTATATTGGAAAAGAAATTCCAAATAAATTTGTTTTAGGATACGGATTGGATTATGATGAATTAGGAAGAAACCTATCGAATCTATACCAATTGGAAGACGGACAAATCAACCATTAA
- a CDS encoding porin family protein: protein MTKNFFLALSVTISGLISAQTQESTSDADFKFGVKAGYSLSNMKFFDDKLDSKSYFYAGFVAEKPLSSKVGIQAEVLYTQIGGTDSLPLVQLIGSEIVEMGNVDFNYQFTQIQVPVSVKYYFIPKFSASAGMNFGFNLSEKVKTDGIVNGTDSQDLVGYKTLNLFPFLGAEYKITDKIFVDARYNFNFFDTHKNGFETRIGFLQAGVGYRFN, encoded by the coding sequence ATGACTAAGAATTTTTTTTTAGCCCTTTCAGTCACAATTTCGGGACTTATAAGTGCTCAAACTCAAGAATCTACCTCTGATGCAGATTTTAAATTTGGCGTAAAAGCAGGTTATTCCTTATCAAACATGAAATTTTTTGATGACAAATTAGATTCAAAATCTTATTTCTATGCAGGTTTCGTAGCAGAAAAGCCTCTTTCATCAAAGGTGGGCATTCAGGCTGAAGTTTTATACACTCAGATTGGCGGTACAGATTCTCTTCCTTTGGTACAGCTTATTGGCAGCGAAATTGTAGAAATGGGAAATGTTGATTTTAATTATCAATTTACTCAGATTCAAGTTCCGGTTTCAGTAAAATATTATTTTATCCCAAAATTTTCTGCTTCTGCAGGAATGAATTTCGGTTTTAATCTTTCTGAAAAAGTTAAAACCGATGGAATTGTAAATGGCACAGATTCTCAGGATTTAGTTGGCTATAAAACGCTAAATCTCTTCCCTTTTCTTGGTGCAGAATATAAAATAACAGATAAAATTTTTGTTGACGCGCGATACAACTTCAACTTTTTTGACACACACAAAAATGGTTTTGAAACAAGAATTGGTTTTCTGCAAGCTGGTGTAGGATATAGATTTAATTAA
- a CDS encoding DUF4269 domain-containing protein, with product MIDFTKLDYLKIGNEKQKRAYEVLTKYKIFQILNYYSPILAGTIPIEIDVEGSDLDIICELDFKFEEDFLDDIAFSKMIPLGADVKVEYPVINNEKSIVINFVLEEFPIEIFAQNKPTIEQNAYRHMIAEYKILQEKGEEFKEKIIDLKKKGIKTEPAFGMLLGLENPYEDLLKF from the coding sequence ATGATTGATTTTACGAAACTCGATTATCTGAAGATAGGAAATGAAAAGCAAAAAAGAGCTTATGAAGTTCTTACAAAATATAAAATCTTCCAAATCCTGAATTATTATTCGCCAATTTTAGCAGGAACAATTCCTATTGAAATTGATGTTGAAGGAAGCGATTTAGATATTATCTGTGAACTGGATTTTAAGTTTGAGGAAGATTTTTTAGATGATATTGCATTTAGTAAAATGATTCCTTTAGGAGCAGATGTAAAAGTAGAATATCCAGTTATTAATAATGAGAAATCTATTGTTATAAATTTCGTATTAGAAGAATTTCCAATCGAAATTTTTGCACAAAATAAACCGACAATTGAGCAAAATGCTTACCGCCATATGATTGCAGAATATAAAATCTTGCAGGAAAAAGGTGAAGAATTTAAAGAAAAAATAATAGATCTTAAGAAAAAAGGTATAAAAACAGAGCCGGCTTTCGGGATGCTTTTAGGTTTAGAAAATCCTTACGAAGATCTTTTAAAATTTTAA
- a CDS encoding DUF47 domain-containing protein, protein MGIGNIFHAFQPKDKIFFVLFEKVTDNLVAMSNDFNHGIKDFDLNDDSMLKLMSDYEHKNDELTHEIFVELGKNFITPFDREDIHTLATGLDDIADYIYASAKYIFLYKSPLMKAYADFSLLIHKACLEIQNAMKNLKGFKNMEQVKEACIKVNSIENIADDLLSNSMVELFETNDAINIIKISSVLNYLEVVTDKAEDVANTIENIMIKYA, encoded by the coding sequence ATGGGCATTGGTAATATTTTCCACGCTTTTCAACCGAAAGATAAAATCTTCTTTGTACTTTTCGAAAAAGTTACAGATAACCTGGTTGCTATGTCTAACGATTTTAATCACGGAATCAAAGATTTTGATCTGAATGATGATTCTATGCTAAAATTGATGAGCGACTATGAGCACAAAAATGATGAGCTTACTCACGAAATCTTCGTTGAATTGGGGAAAAACTTCATTACACCTTTTGATCGTGAAGATATTCACACATTAGCTACAGGTTTAGATGATATCGCAGATTATATTTATGCTTCTGCTAAATATATCTTCCTTTACAAATCTCCTTTGATGAAGGCTTATGCAGATTTTTCATTATTGATTCACAAAGCTTGTCTTGAGATTCAGAATGCAATGAAAAACCTTAAAGGTTTCAAAAATATGGAGCAGGTGAAAGAAGCTTGTATTAAAGTAAACTCTATAGAAAATATTGCAGATGACCTTCTTTCAAATTCTATGGTAGAATTGTTTGAGACCAATGATGCAATTAATATTATTAAAATTTCATCAGTATTAAATTACCTTGAAGTAGTAACCGATAAAGCAGAAGATGTTGCCAATACAATTGAAAACATCATGATTAAATACGCATAA
- a CDS encoding DEAD/DEAH box helicase: MLFTDLKLIKPILDALQSQGYEKPTPIQEQAIPSILEHRDVLGTAQTGTGKTAAFAIPILQNLTERKGPKNNHIKALILTPTRELAIQIEESFNAYGKNLPLKQLVIFGGVKQGNQVAALRKGVDILVATPGRLLDFIAQGIISLKNLEIFVLDEADRMLDMGFVHDVKRIIKLLPQRRQTLFFSATMPTEIQKLADSILNTPIKVSVTPISSTAETIKQSIYFVDKDKKLDLLSHILQNKISESVLVFSRTKHGADKIAKKLQAANIPTEAIHGNKSQNARQNALNNFKSGKTRILVATDIAARGIDIDELKYVINFELSDVAETYVHRIGRTGRAGAEGSSISFVDGLDLLNLKDTEKLIGMKIPVVKDHPYHTDNLVVEKRDSNNKPFTPRPKPANPGQQRKDVGFKKPNNKNNFSRKK, encoded by the coding sequence TTGTTATTTACAGACTTAAAACTAATTAAGCCCATCTTAGATGCGCTTCAAAGCCAAGGTTACGAAAAACCAACTCCAATTCAGGAACAAGCGATTCCATCAATTTTAGAACACAGAGATGTACTTGGTACAGCACAGACAGGAACAGGTAAAACAGCAGCTTTCGCCATTCCTATTCTGCAAAACCTTACAGAAAGAAAAGGACCGAAAAATAATCATATTAAGGCATTAATTCTTACTCCAACGAGAGAATTGGCTATACAAATTGAAGAAAGCTTCAATGCATACGGAAAAAATTTACCATTAAAACAATTGGTAATTTTTGGTGGTGTAAAACAGGGAAATCAAGTAGCAGCTTTAAGAAAAGGTGTTGACATTTTGGTAGCAACTCCAGGAAGATTGCTAGATTTTATTGCACAGGGAATTATTTCTCTTAAAAATCTTGAAATTTTTGTTTTGGATGAGGCCGACAGAATGCTTGATATGGGATTCGTACACGATGTAAAAAGAATTATTAAACTTTTACCTCAAAGAAGACAGACTCTTTTCTTCTCTGCAACAATGCCAACTGAAATTCAGAAATTGGCAGACTCTATTCTGAATACTCCTATAAAAGTATCTGTAACACCAATTTCTTCGACTGCAGAAACTATTAAACAATCTATTTATTTTGTAGATAAAGATAAAAAGCTGGATCTTCTTTCTCATATTTTACAAAATAAAATTTCTGAATCTGTTTTAGTTTTCTCAAGAACAAAACACGGAGCAGATAAAATTGCTAAAAAACTACAAGCCGCTAATATCCCGACAGAAGCGATTCACGGTAATAAATCTCAAAATGCGAGACAGAATGCTTTAAATAATTTTAAATCAGGAAAAACACGTATTTTAGTAGCTACAGACATTGCAGCAAGAGGGATTGATATTGATGAACTGAAATATGTGATCAACTTCGAGCTTTCAGACGTTGCAGAAACTTACGTTCACCGAATCGGAAGAACAGGTCGTGCAGGAGCTGAAGGAAGCTCAATTTCTTTTGTTGATGGTTTAGATTTATTAAACTTAAAAGATACTGAGAAACTGATTGGAATGAAAATTCCTGTCGTAAAAGATCATCCTTATCACACCGATAATTTGGTTGTTGAGAAAAGAGATTCTAACAATAAACCTTTTACTCCGAGACCGAAACCAGCAAATCCTGGTCAGCAGAGAAAAGATGTCGGGTTTAAAAAGCCAAACAATAAAAATAATTTTTCTAGAAAGAAATAA
- a CDS encoding TatD family hydrolase: MIDTHTHLYAEEFDEDRKETIQRALDKGITEFYLPAIDSESHEKMLQLESKYPDQIFSMMGLHPCYVKPESWEKELEIVKNYLDQRHFPAIGEIGIDLYWDKSTLDIQVKAFEQQIDWAIEKDLPIVIHTRESFDDTFEALERKKHPKLRGIFHCFSGNLEQAKHALDLNFILGIGGVVTFKNGKIDQFLNEIPLEKIVLETDSPYLAPVPFRGKRNESSYLDLVAGKLVDIYQKDFAEIDRLTSENAKRMFQRN; this comes from the coding sequence ATGATTGATACACATACGCATTTATATGCCGAAGAATTTGATGAAGACAGAAAAGAAACGATTCAGAGAGCTTTAGATAAAGGAATTACAGAGTTTTATCTTCCGGCTATCGACTCAGAATCGCACGAAAAAATGCTTCAGTTGGAAAGCAAATATCCTGATCAGATTTTTTCGATGATGGGATTGCATCCTTGTTATGTAAAACCAGAGTCTTGGGAAAAAGAACTTGAAATCGTAAAGAATTATCTTGACCAAAGACATTTTCCTGCGATCGGAGAAATTGGTATTGATTTATATTGGGATAAATCGACTTTAGATATTCAGGTAAAAGCTTTTGAACAACAAATTGACTGGGCGATTGAAAAAGATTTGCCCATCGTTATCCACACCAGAGAAAGTTTTGACGATACTTTTGAAGCTTTAGAAAGAAAAAAACATCCAAAACTTCGGGGAATTTTCCATTGTTTTTCAGGGAATCTGGAACAGGCAAAACACGCTTTAGATTTAAACTTTATTTTAGGAATAGGTGGAGTAGTAACCTTTAAAAACGGAAAAATTGACCAGTTTTTAAATGAAATTCCATTAGAAAAAATCGTTCTGGAGACAGATTCCCCTTATCTTGCTCCTGTTCCTTTCAGAGGAAAAAGAAATGAAAGCTCTTATCTTGATCTGGTTGCCGGAAAATTGGTTGATATTTACCAAAAAGATTTTGCAGAGATCGATAGATTGACGAGTGAGAATGCGAAGAGAATGTTTCAAAGAAATTAA
- a CDS encoding inorganic phosphate transporter, which yields MEFPILLTVIIALALIFDYINGFHDAANSIATIVSTKVLTPFQAVLWAALWNFAAFFLAAYVIGEFRIGNTIAKTVNENFITLEVIFSGLIAAIAWNLLTWWFGIPSSSSHTLIGGFLGAALMHAFMLDYREVVAAHPDLGTFTTVKEALIKVTTQDIVKFDKVIPIFLFIFMAPILGMIISIIITLIIVHLYKRSNPYKADKAFKKLQLVSSALFSVGHGLNDAQKVMGIIGAALIYYHVNMLQDPVYLNIPSAGRFDYFAQHYIWVPLVSFIAIALGTMSGGWKIIKTMGTKITKVTPLEGVSAETAGAITLFITDQLSIPVSTTHTVTGSIIGVGLTKRVSAVRWGITVSLLWAWILTIPISAIVAGITYLAVTFLT from the coding sequence ATGGAATTTCCTATTTTACTTACGGTTATTATTGCTTTAGCTTTAATCTTCGATTACATCAACGGTTTTCATGATGCGGCAAACTCTATTGCAACGATTGTTTCTACTAAAGTTCTTACACCGTTTCAGGCGGTACTTTGGGCAGCATTATGGAACTTTGCAGCTTTCTTTTTAGCAGCCTATGTAATTGGTGAGTTTAGAATTGGTAATACGATTGCCAAAACCGTTAATGAAAACTTTATTACGCTCGAAGTAATATTTTCAGGTCTTATTGCAGCAATTGCTTGGAATCTTTTAACATGGTGGTTTGGTATTCCTTCATCATCATCACATACTTTGATTGGTGGGTTTTTGGGAGCGGCTTTAATGCACGCTTTTATGCTAGACTACAGAGAAGTAGTTGCAGCTCATCCAGATTTGGGAACTTTTACAACAGTAAAAGAAGCTTTAATTAAAGTAACCACACAAGATATTGTGAAATTTGATAAAGTAATCCCGATTTTCTTATTCATTTTCATGGCTCCGATATTGGGGATGATTATCTCTATTATCATTACTTTGATTATTGTTCATTTATACAAAAGATCAAATCCTTACAAAGCAGATAAAGCATTTAAGAAATTACAGCTTGTGTCTTCAGCTTTATTCAGTGTAGGTCATGGTTTGAATGATGCTCAGAAAGTAATGGGTATTATTGGTGCAGCATTAATTTATTATCATGTAAATATGCTTCAGGATCCTGTATATTTAAATATTCCTTCTGCGGGACGTTTCGATTATTTTGCACAGCATTATATTTGGGTTCCTTTGGTTTCATTTATCGCTATTGCATTGGGAACAATGAGTGGTGGATGGAAAATCATCAAAACAATGGGGACTAAAATTACAAAAGTAACTCCATTGGAAGGGGTAAGTGCTGAAACAGCAGGAGCAATCACGCTTTTCATCACAGATCAATTAAGTATCCCAGTTTCTACAACACATACAGTAACAGGTTCTATTATTGGGGTTGGACTTACAAAGAGGGTTTCTGCAGTACGTTGGGGAATCACGGTAAGCTTACTTTGGGCTTGGATTTTAACGATTCCTATTTCAGCAATTGTTGCAGGAATTACTTACTTAGCTGTAACGTTTTTAACTTAA
- a CDS encoding adenylate kinase, translating into MINIVLFGPPGSGKGTQAQNLIEKFNLKQISTGDLFRFNMKNDTELGKLAKSYIDKGELVPDQVTTDMLIDEIRKPSDAAGFIFDGYPRTAVQTEALEKIVKEELNDNIDVCLSLVVEDSILVERLLKRGEISGRSDDSNVEIIENRIKEYYTKTAEVAELYKQQGKYVEINGVGEINEISEKLFAEVEKVK; encoded by the coding sequence ATGATAAACATTGTTCTGTTCGGCCCTCCAGGAAGTGGAAAAGGTACTCAAGCGCAAAACTTAATCGAGAAATTTAATTTAAAGCAAATCTCAACAGGTGATCTTTTCAGATTCAACATGAAAAATGATACCGAATTGGGAAAACTGGCAAAATCTTATATCGATAAAGGAGAATTGGTTCCGGATCAGGTAACAACAGATATGCTGATTGACGAAATCAGAAAACCAAGCGATGCTGCAGGATTTATTTTCGACGGATATCCTAGAACTGCAGTGCAGACAGAAGCTTTGGAGAAAATTGTAAAAGAAGAACTGAATGATAATATCGATGTTTGTCTTTCTTTAGTTGTTGAAGACTCTATTTTGGTTGAAAGATTACTGAAAAGAGGCGAAATCAGCGGAAGATCTGATGACAGCAATGTGGAAATTATCGAAAACAGAATAAAAGAATACTACACAAAAACAGCAGAAGTAGCCGAACTTTACAAACAACAAGGTAAATATGTAGAGATCAACGGTGTAGGAGAAATCAACGAGATTTCTGAAAAACTTTTTGCTGAAGTAGAAAAAGTAAAATAA
- a CDS encoding polyprenyl synthetase family protein, with translation MEFLDTYQQIVADAITKYTFKDKPTELYEPMNYIISHGGKRLRPIMVLMACDLFGGDQKEAIKPALAIEFFHNFTLIHDDIMDEAPLRRNKPTIHTIHGLNTGILSGDGLMLKAYKFFEDLEPEIFKACVRIFTHTGLLLCEGQQYDINFETQENVTFEDYIRMITYKTGVLSASSFEIGAMIAKAQFKDAKAIFNFGKHIGIAFQIMDDYLDVFGDQAQFGKKHAGDIYENKKTVLYLLAREHGTEEERKELDYWYSKKTDNIDKVYGVEKIFRRTRVDEKALRLIEKHNEIGQSYLAKIDVPEEKKKPFSELANYLLRRES, from the coding sequence ATGGAATTCTTAGACACCTACCAACAGATTGTTGCTGATGCTATTACTAAATATACGTTTAAAGACAAACCTACAGAGCTGTATGAGCCGATGAATTATATCATCTCGCACGGTGGAAAACGTCTCCGTCCGATTATGGTTTTAATGGCTTGTGACTTGTTTGGTGGTGATCAGAAAGAAGCAATAAAGCCGGCTTTGGCGATTGAGTTTTTTCATAATTTCACGTTGATTCATGACGATATTATGGATGAAGCTCCGCTAAGAAGGAATAAGCCGACTATTCACACCATTCATGGTCTTAATACAGGAATTCTTTCAGGAGACGGTTTAATGCTTAAAGCCTATAAGTTTTTTGAAGATCTGGAACCTGAAATTTTTAAAGCTTGCGTAAGAATTTTCACGCATACGGGTTTGCTTCTTTGTGAAGGTCAACAATATGATATTAATTTTGAAACTCAGGAAAATGTAACGTTCGAAGATTATATCAGAATGATTACTTACAAGACCGGAGTTTTGAGCGCATCTTCTTTTGAGATTGGAGCAATGATCGCTAAAGCACAGTTTAAAGATGCCAAAGCAATTTTCAATTTCGGAAAACATATCGGTATCGCTTTCCAGATCATGGATGATTATTTGGATGTTTTCGGTGACCAGGCTCAGTTCGGTAAAAAACATGCCGGAGATATTTATGAAAACAAAAAAACAGTACTTTACCTTTTAGCAAGAGAGCACGGAACTGAAGAAGAACGTAAAGAATTAGATTACTGGTATTCTAAAAAGACCGATAACATCGATAAAGTTTACGGTGTTGAAAAGATTTTCAGAAGAACAAGAGTTGACGAAAAAGCATTGCGTTTAATCGAAAAACATAACGAAATCGGACAAAGCTATCTTGCAAAAATAGACGTTCCCGAAGAAAAGAAAAAACCATTCTCTGAATTGGCAAATTACCTGTTGAGAAGAGAGAGTTAA
- a CDS encoding DUF6438 domain-containing protein → MKYLLSLLTIIFLFSCSSQKMSSSKYSTIEYEAGACFGSCPIFKMTINPDRTAVLEAEHFNFSKEFSKGEFSKPREGTFKTTIKEADYKKLVTLLDNLDIKSLNEKYGSRNITDMPTSYLRVKFNDGSSKNIEDYGKRGTEKLITVYQFFEDLMHNQQWKKVQ, encoded by the coding sequence ATGAAATATTTATTAAGCTTATTGACAATCATTTTTTTGTTCTCATGTTCTTCACAGAAAATGTCTTCGTCAAAATACTCAACCATAGAATATGAAGCAGGAGCTTGTTTTGGTTCTTGCCCGATTTTTAAAATGACCATCAATCCTGACCGAACAGCTGTTTTGGAAGCAGAACACTTTAATTTTTCGAAAGAGTTTTCAAAAGGAGAATTTAGTAAACCGAGAGAAGGAACATTCAAAACAACTATTAAAGAGGCTGATTACAAAAAACTGGTTACACTTCTTGATAATTTAGATATAAAAAGTCTTAATGAAAAGTACGGTTCACGGAATATTACAGATATGCCGACTTCTTATCTTAGAGTAAAATTTAATGACGGATCATCTAAAAACATCGAAGATTACGGAAAACGAGGAACAGAAAAATTGATTACAGTTTACCAATTTTTCGAGGATTTAATGCATAATCAACAGTGGAAAAAGGTTCAATAA
- a CDS encoding GSCFA domain-containing protein has product MKFRTEVDIQPSQQKIEFEDKIFSIGSCFATEMSDLFQKGQLQTVNNPFGTIFNPFSINNSVKRLHDSEFYHEDDLIAYNDEYISLDHHTNFDTRYVHQTLDKINSKIEEGNRFLQESNWVIITYGTSFIYEFEPKKKLVANCHKIPQKFFEKRLLTYQELTDSIYDTIINLQDICPENVQILFSVSPVRHTKDGMIENQLSKSKLITAIHEVCSQFENSHYLPIYEILMDDLRDYRFYKDDLIHPNSQAVNYIFEKFGEAYFSNETKDFIKENFKINKALEHRTDDEKDPKFIEFKEKLNLRIEAQRQKVKHDIFKV; this is encoded by the coding sequence ATGAAATTCCGTACAGAAGTTGACATACAACCATCGCAGCAAAAAATTGAATTTGAAGATAAAATATTTTCAATAGGCTCTTGCTTTGCCACGGAAATGTCAGATTTATTTCAGAAAGGTCAGCTTCAGACGGTTAATAATCCTTTCGGGACGATTTTTAATCCGTTTTCGATTAATAATTCAGTAAAAAGGCTTCACGATTCAGAGTTTTATCACGAAGACGATTTAATTGCGTATAATGACGAATATATTTCTTTGGATCATCACACCAATTTTGATACAAGATACGTTCACCAGACTTTAGATAAAATCAATTCGAAAATAGAAGAGGGAAACCGTTTTCTGCAGGAATCCAATTGGGTGATTATTACTTACGGAACTTCGTTTATTTATGAATTTGAACCTAAAAAAAAGCTGGTTGCGAATTGTCACAAAATCCCACAAAAATTCTTTGAAAAAAGACTTTTAACTTATCAGGAACTTACAGATTCTATTTACGATACAATCATTAATCTTCAGGATATTTGTCCTGAAAATGTCCAAATTTTGTTTAGTGTTTCACCTGTTCGTCATACAAAAGATGGAATGATTGAAAACCAATTAAGCAAATCTAAGTTGATAACGGCGATTCATGAAGTGTGTTCGCAATTTGAAAATAGCCATTATTTACCGATTTATGAAATCTTAATGGATGATTTGAGAGATTATAGGTTTTATAAGGATGATTTGATACATCCTAATTCACAAGCTGTTAATTATATTTTTGAGAAATTTGGTGAAGCTTATTTTTCGAATGAAACTAAAGATTTTATTAAAGAAAATTTTAAAATCAATAAAGCTTTAGAACATCGAACAGATGATGAAAAAGATCCGAAATTTATCGAGTTTAAAGAAAAACTGAATCTGAGAATTGAAGCTCAGAGACAAAAAGTAAAACACGATATATTCAAGGTTTAA
- the obgE gene encoding GTPase ObgE: protein MSNFVDYVKIHCKSGHGGAGSAHLRREKYIPKGGPDGGDGGRGGHIIMKGNAHEWTLLPLRYTRHVKAERGQNGAKNQLTGAYGEDVYINVPIGTIAKNEEGEVVGEILEDGQEIILMEGGKGGKGNEFFKSSTNQTPRFAQPGMDGQEGYIVFELKILADVGLVGFPNAGKSTLLASVSAAKPKIANYAFTTLTPNLGIVDYRNYKSFVMADIPGIIEGAAEGKGLGHRFLRHIERNSILLFLIPADSEHHFQEFKILENELKEYNPELLDKDFIISVSKADLLDDELKKEIAAEFPENKKPLFFSGVTGEGLTELKDAIWKRLHG from the coding sequence ATGTCAAATTTTGTAGATTACGTAAAGATTCATTGTAAAAGCGGTCACGGAGGTGCGGGTTCTGCCCATCTTCGCCGTGAAAAATATATTCCTAAAGGTGGTCCTGATGGAGGTGACGGAGGTCGCGGAGGACACATCATCATGAAAGGAAATGCCCATGAATGGACTTTACTACCCCTTCGATACACCCGTCACGTAAAAGCTGAGCGCGGACAAAACGGAGCAAAAAACCAGTTAACAGGAGCATACGGAGAAGATGTTTACATCAACGTTCCAATCGGGACTATTGCTAAAAATGAAGAAGGAGAAGTTGTAGGTGAAATTCTGGAAGATGGCCAGGAAATCATCTTGATGGAAGGTGGAAAAGGTGGAAAAGGAAATGAGTTTTTCAAATCATCAACCAATCAAACTCCACGTTTTGCTCAACCAGGAATGGACGGACAAGAGGGGTACATCGTTTTCGAACTTAAAATCTTAGCTGATGTAGGTCTTGTAGGTTTCCCAAATGCAGGAAAATCTACACTGTTAGCTTCAGTTTCTGCTGCAAAACCAAAAATTGCCAATTACGCATTTACGACTTTAACGCCCAACTTAGGAATTGTAGATTACAGAAATTACAAATCTTTTGTAATGGCAGATATTCCGGGGATTATTGAAGGTGCTGCAGAAGGAAAAGGTCTTGGTCACAGATTCTTAAGACATATTGAAAGAAATTCAATCTTATTGTTCTTAATTCCTGCAGATTCTGAACACCATTTTCAGGAGTTTAAAATTTTGGAAAACGAATTAAAAGAATATAATCCTGAGCTTTTAGATAAAGATTTTATTATCTCTGTTTCTAAAGCCGATCTTTTGGATGATGAACTGAAAAAAGAAATCGCTGCAGAATTTCCGGAAAACAAAAAACCATTATTTTTCTCGGGTGTTACCGGAGAAGGTTTAACGGAACTGAAAGATGCTATTTGGAAAAGGCTTCACGGATAA